One Cupriavidus taiwanensis LMG 19424 DNA segment encodes these proteins:
- a CDS encoding ABC transporter permease, which yields MAIPLTYIARNLWARRLTTALTAAGLALVVFVFATMLMLDAGLKKTLVTTGEHDNVVVIRKGAETEIQSAVNRDQASIIEMHPAVAMGRDGRPLASREAVVLISLTKASTGQPSNVVIRGISPAGMDLRPQVRLVAGRMFRPGSSEIIVGSSIARGFAGVQIGGHLRFAQRDWTVVGHFDAGGSGFDSEIWGDVDQLMQSFRRNAYSSMVVRLADSALFDRFRAELDVDPRLADEAKREQAFYSDQSKALSGFINILGFTLSTIFSIAAMIGAMITMYASVANRVAEIGTLRALGFQRASVLAAFLAEAALLGLVGGAAGLACAALMQFASFSTTNFQTFADLSFRFILTPAIALQTLAFSMAMGLAGGFLPAVRAARMNIVEALRAR from the coding sequence ATGGCCATCCCGCTGACCTATATCGCGCGCAACCTGTGGGCCAGGCGCCTCACCACCGCGCTGACCGCGGCCGGCCTGGCGCTGGTGGTCTTTGTCTTCGCCACCATGCTGATGCTCGACGCCGGGCTGAAAAAGACGCTGGTCACCACCGGCGAGCACGACAACGTGGTGGTGATCCGCAAGGGCGCCGAGACCGAGATCCAGAGCGCGGTCAACCGCGACCAGGCCAGCATCATCGAGATGCATCCGGCCGTGGCCATGGGCCGCGACGGCCGCCCGCTGGCGTCGCGCGAGGCCGTGGTGCTGATCTCGCTGACCAAGGCCAGCACCGGCCAGCCGTCCAACGTGGTGATCCGCGGCATCTCGCCGGCGGGCATGGACCTGCGCCCGCAGGTGCGGCTGGTGGCCGGGCGCATGTTCCGCCCGGGCTCGTCCGAGATCATTGTCGGCAGCAGCATCGCCCGCGGCTTTGCCGGCGTGCAGATTGGCGGACACTTGCGCTTTGCGCAGCGCGACTGGACGGTGGTGGGACACTTCGACGCCGGCGGCAGCGGCTTCGACTCCGAGATCTGGGGCGACGTGGACCAATTGATGCAATCGTTCCGGCGCAACGCGTATTCATCGATGGTGGTCAGGCTGGCCGATTCCGCGCTGTTCGACCGTTTTCGCGCCGAGCTCGACGTCGATCCCCGGCTTGCCGACGAGGCCAAGCGCGAGCAGGCCTTCTACAGCGACCAGTCCAAGGCCCTGTCCGGCTTTATCAATATCCTGGGCTTCACGCTGTCCACCATCTTCTCGATCGCGGCGATGATCGGCGCCATGATTACCATGTACGCGTCGGTGGCCAACCGGGTGGCGGAAATCGGCACGCTGCGCGCGCTCGGCTTCCAGCGCGCCAGCGTGCTGGCCGCGTTCCTGGCCGAAGCCGCGCTGCTGGGCCTGGTGGGCGGCGCCGCCGGCCTGGCCTGCGCGGCGCTGATGCAATTCGCGTCGTTTTCCACCACCAACTTCCAGACCTTCGCCGACCTGTCGTTCCGCTTTATCCTGACGCCGGCGATTGCGCTGCAGACGCTGGCGTTCTCGATGGCGATGGGGCTGGCAGGGGGATTCCTGCCGGCGGTGCGGGCGGCGCGGATGAATATTGTGGAGGCGTTGCGGGCGCGTTGA
- the gltS gene encoding sodium/glutamate symporter, whose translation MNLDLLASLLTAVVVLLIGTLVNRSVGVLSRYNIPDPVTGGLLFAIVASTALATVNFRVVIDPGMKPVLLLMFFGGVGLCADLRMLRRGGKALVIFLIILLPYIVVQNVVGVAMARVLDLHPIFGLVGGSITLVGGHGTGAAYAERFAEVNNLQAVMDLSMTVATVGLIVGGIIGGPVAQYLISRYRLRSTTREAGDTEEEAAAVSAITTVGALASLAGILAAVIGGRWIAAQMPTGAITIPGFLWCMMLGIAIRNLLPFAGMRFDDRATDLITNVCLSLFLVMTMMALDLADVALSAGPFLLIIAMQVVFIILYVVLVCFRFMGRDYEAAVSSAAFIGFNMGSTATAMANMRAITARYGPAPTSFLITPLAGAFFVDLMNAFVLTMMLALPLIGG comes from the coding sequence ATGAACCTTGACCTGCTGGCCTCATTGCTGACCGCCGTGGTGGTGCTGTTGATCGGTACGCTGGTCAACCGCAGCGTCGGCGTGCTGTCGCGCTACAACATTCCCGATCCCGTCACCGGCGGCCTGCTGTTCGCGATCGTCGCGTCGACGGCGCTGGCGACGGTGAACTTCCGCGTGGTGATCGATCCCGGCATGAAGCCGGTGCTGTTGCTGATGTTCTTCGGCGGCGTCGGCCTCTGCGCGGACTTGCGCATGCTCAGGCGCGGCGGCAAGGCGCTGGTCATCTTCCTGATCATCCTGCTGCCCTATATCGTGGTGCAGAACGTGGTGGGCGTGGCCATGGCGCGGGTGCTGGACCTGCACCCGATCTTCGGCCTGGTGGGCGGCTCCATCACGCTGGTGGGGGGGCACGGCACCGGCGCCGCTTATGCCGAGCGCTTTGCCGAGGTGAACAACCTGCAGGCAGTGATGGATCTGTCGATGACGGTGGCCACCGTCGGCCTGATCGTTGGCGGCATCATCGGCGGACCGGTGGCGCAATACCTGATCTCGCGCTACCGCCTGCGCTCGACCACGCGCGAGGCCGGCGACACCGAGGAGGAAGCGGCGGCGGTCTCGGCGATCACCACCGTGGGCGCGCTGGCGTCGCTGGCCGGGATCCTGGCCGCGGTGATCGGCGGGCGCTGGATCGCCGCGCAGATGCCGACCGGCGCCATCACCATCCCGGGCTTCCTCTGGTGCATGATGCTCGGCATCGCCATCCGCAACCTGCTGCCGTTTGCCGGCATGCGCTTCGACGACCGCGCCACCGACCTGATCACCAATGTCTGCCTGTCGCTGTTCCTGGTGATGACGATGATGGCGCTGGACCTGGCCGACGTGGCGCTGTCGGCCGGCCCGTTCCTGCTGATCATCGCGATGCAGGTGGTGTTCATCATTCTCTACGTGGTGCTGGTGTGCTTCCGCTTCATGGGGCGCGACTACGAGGCCGCCGTCAGCTCGGCCGCGTTCATCGGCTTCAACATGGGCTCGACCGCCACCGCCATGGCCAATATGCGCGCCATCACCGCGCGCTACGGGCCGGCGCCCACCAGCTTCCTGATCACGCCGCTGGCCGGGGCGTTCTTCGTCGACCTGATGAACGCGTTCGTGCTGACCATGATGCTGGCGCTGCCGCTGATCGGGGGCTGA
- a CDS encoding ABC transporter ATP-binding protein, whose protein sequence is MSTAPLVQIAHVAKSYRRGVQTVPVLTDISLEIGEGDFVALMGPSGSGKSTLLNLIAGIDRPDSGTLRVAGLDITQLPEAALADWRAANVGFIFQFYNLMPVLTAFENVELPLMLTRLPRAERRARVELVLDMVNLADRMSHYPSELSGGQQQRVAIARALITDPALIVADEPTGDLDRTSAAEILAMLQRLNADAGKTIIMVTHDAHAAAAAGSLVHLEKGELIRGEPA, encoded by the coding sequence ATGAGCACGGCGCCGCTGGTGCAGATCGCGCACGTCGCCAAGTCGTACCGGCGCGGCGTGCAGACGGTGCCGGTGCTGACCGATATCTCGCTGGAGATCGGCGAAGGCGATTTCGTCGCGCTGATGGGCCCCTCCGGCTCGGGCAAGAGCACGCTGCTGAACCTGATTGCCGGCATCGACCGGCCCGACAGCGGCACGCTGCGCGTCGCCGGGCTGGACATCACGCAGCTGCCGGAAGCGGCGCTGGCCGACTGGCGCGCCGCCAATGTCGGCTTTATCTTCCAGTTCTACAACCTGATGCCGGTGCTGACCGCGTTCGAGAACGTCGAGCTGCCGCTGATGCTGACGCGCCTGCCGCGGGCGGAGCGGCGCGCGCGCGTGGAACTGGTGCTGGACATGGTCAACCTGGCCGACCGCATGAGCCACTATCCGTCGGAGCTGTCGGGCGGCCAGCAGCAGCGCGTGGCGATCGCGCGCGCGCTGATCACCGACCCCGCGCTGATCGTCGCCGACGAGCCCACCGGCGACCTCGACCGCACCTCGGCGGCCGAGATCCTGGCGATGCTGCAGCGGCTCAACGCTGATGCCGGCAAAACCATCATCATGGTCACGCACGATGCGCACGCCGCCGCCGCGGCCGGCTCGCTGGTCCACCTGGAGAAGGGGGAGCTGATCCGTGGCGAGCCGGCGTAG
- a CDS encoding AbrB/MazE/SpoVT family DNA-binding domain-containing protein, which yields MRKSATLTIQKWGNSLAVRIPTAVARSAHFAEGQEVEVSVDEIGVTVRPVGRRALTLAEKLALFDPDKHGGEVMATSRVGAEAM from the coding sequence ATGCGGAAGAGTGCGACTTTGACGATTCAAAAATGGGGCAACAGCCTGGCGGTCCGGATCCCGACTGCGGTGGCTCGTTCGGCACATTTCGCCGAAGGCCAGGAAGTTGAGGTGTCCGTCGATGAAATTGGCGTAACCGTTCGGCCAGTCGGTCGCCGCGCGCTCACGCTCGCGGAAAAGCTTGCGCTGTTTGACCCGGACAAGCATGGCGGTGAAGTCATGGCTACGTCGCGCGTTGGTGCGGAGGCCATGTAA
- a CDS encoding type II toxin-antitoxin system PemK/MazF family toxin, with product MAGRIWVPDRRDIIWIDCNPQAGREMKDLHPMLVLSPRPFNDRTSIVIGLPMTTAAYNDTNPFAIKFQGPKGKTSYILAHQPKSFDWRARSARAHPWKQAPLEVFAAACEQLNQIIAIAE from the coding sequence ATGGCCGGCCGGATATGGGTGCCCGACCGACGCGACATCATCTGGATCGACTGCAATCCGCAAGCTGGCCGCGAAATGAAGGACTTGCATCCAATGCTGGTGCTGTCACCGCGACCGTTCAATGACAGAACCAGCATCGTAATCGGCTTGCCAATGACCACGGCAGCCTATAACGACACCAATCCTTTTGCCATCAAGTTTCAAGGGCCGAAAGGCAAGACCAGCTACATTCTCGCTCACCAGCCCAAGTCGTTTGACTGGCGCGCCCGAAGCGCAAGGGCTCACCCCTGGAAACAGGCACCGTTGGAGGTCTTTGCTGCCGCGTGCGAACAACTGAACCAGATTATCGCGATCGCGGAGTGA
- a CDS encoding DM13 domain-containing protein, which yields MTARPSILVLTHLAMLAVGFAAGVYVLPILTAQPGASAGQVQAISQQARYAGTFRKDLAGSDALHWASGRLHVSASALAFEGSVAPGPDYRIYLAPAFVDNKEAFLRIKDQSLQVGELKTFGNFTVDLPAGVDPSRYAAVVIWCERFGQFIGAAGYR from the coding sequence ATGACCGCCAGGCCATCCATCCTCGTCCTGACCCACCTCGCCATGCTGGCCGTCGGCTTTGCCGCCGGCGTCTATGTGCTGCCGATCCTGACGGCGCAGCCCGGCGCCAGCGCCGGACAGGTGCAGGCGATATCGCAACAGGCGCGCTATGCCGGCACCTTCCGCAAGGACCTTGCCGGCAGCGACGCGCTGCACTGGGCCAGCGGCCGGCTCCATGTCTCGGCCAGCGCGCTCGCCTTCGAAGGCAGCGTGGCACCCGGGCCGGACTATCGGATTTACCTGGCACCTGCGTTCGTCGACAACAAGGAAGCCTTCCTGCGGATCAAGGACCAGTCCCTGCAGGTGGGTGAACTGAAGACCTTCGGCAATTTCACCGTGGATTTGCCGGCCGGGGTGGATCCGTCCCGGTATGCGGCGGTGGTGATCTGGTGCGAGCGCTTCGGGCAGTTTATTGGGGCGGCGGGGTATCGGTAG
- a CDS encoding porin has product MKKALLAMTAAAAASAASGVASAQSTSNVTLYGIVDAGVEVISNVPGSGGAEGTAVRLNSGNLSGSRWGLRGTEDLGGGLKGIFVLESGFDVDTGTSGQGNRLFGRQAYVGLQGGWGAVTLGRQQNALYDLFGAFDPMGVGPRYSLNSVDSAFNGRADNAVKYTGKFGGLTATGFYSFGRDNTEIPGETKVGRNFGGGLSYAAGGFSVGAAYDQFHGGTVALQDRAAKRAAVGAAYAFGGAKVFAGYRWLRDDGVSSATAAETRSNVYWAGAQYRFTPAFLLTGAAYYNDTRNSDADPWMFVLSADYSLSKRTDVYLNVGYSKNKSGSALGLNGVGTVVAGENQTGATIGLRHRF; this is encoded by the coding sequence GTGAAGAAAGCTCTCCTTGCAATGACGGCAGCAGCGGCCGCGTCGGCCGCATCCGGGGTGGCGTCGGCCCAATCCACGTCCAACGTGACGCTGTACGGCATCGTCGATGCCGGCGTCGAAGTGATCAGCAACGTGCCGGGCAGCGGCGGCGCCGAAGGCACGGCCGTGCGCCTGAACTCGGGCAACCTGTCGGGTTCGCGCTGGGGCCTGCGTGGCACCGAAGACCTGGGCGGCGGCCTGAAGGGCATTTTCGTGCTGGAAAGCGGCTTCGACGTCGACACCGGCACCTCGGGCCAGGGCAACCGCCTGTTCGGCCGCCAGGCCTACGTCGGCCTGCAGGGCGGCTGGGGCGCGGTCACGCTGGGCCGCCAGCAAAACGCGCTGTACGACCTGTTCGGCGCCTTCGACCCGATGGGCGTGGGCCCGCGCTACTCGCTGAACAGCGTCGACTCGGCCTTCAACGGCCGCGCCGACAACGCCGTCAAGTACACCGGCAAGTTCGGCGGCCTGACCGCCACCGGCTTCTACAGCTTCGGCCGCGACAACACCGAAATCCCGGGCGAGACCAAGGTCGGGCGCAACTTCGGCGGCGGCCTGTCGTATGCGGCGGGCGGCTTCTCGGTCGGCGCGGCCTACGACCAGTTCCACGGCGGCACGGTGGCGCTGCAGGACCGCGCCGCCAAGCGCGCGGCCGTGGGCGCGGCCTACGCCTTCGGCGGCGCCAAGGTGTTCGCGGGCTACCGCTGGCTGCGCGACGACGGCGTGTCCAGCGCCACCGCGGCCGAGACCCGCAGCAACGTCTACTGGGCCGGCGCGCAGTACCGCTTCACGCCGGCGTTCCTGCTGACCGGCGCGGCGTACTACAACGACACCCGCAACAGCGACGCGGATCCGTGGATGTTCGTGCTGTCGGCGGACTACTCGCTGTCCAAGCGCACCGACGTGTACCTGAACGTGGGCTACTCGAAGAACAAGTCGGGCTCGGCGCTGGGCCTGAACGGCGTGGGCACCGTGGTTGCCGGCGAGAACCAGACCGGCGCCACCATCGGCCTGCGTCACCGCTTCTGA
- a CDS encoding penicillin-binding protein 1A: protein MRLAEIKTRLAPLLASFPASLPVPVRQGLTRLAARTARAGLTRPGTLRPTWRGLLAGLAAIPAALLLYVLVLIPFTPGISDIRKAKSEQPAQVLSADGKELAVFKWANRDWVPLKQISPNVVAALISTEDHRFYQHHGLDWRRIASAALHTFSGDRQGGSTITQQLARNLYPDEIGRAPTLTRKLKEAITALKIEALYTKDEILETYLNTVPFLYNAFGIEMAARTYFDRPARSLDVLQSATLIGMLKGNSYYNPVLNPERALDRRNTVLGQMVKRGKLDAARYEQLKKRPLRIDFERQTEPPGPAPHFAQQLRKWLIGWADRNGYDIYADGLVVHTTIDARLQAMATQAVVQQGNRLQAVANAAWAPRAGWAANKPLVQAFVRETPEYRAAVAAGTAPDEALRHLMADSAFLRALHQSKTRIQAGFLAIDPRNGEIRAWVGSRDYTQDAFDHVQQARRQPGSTFKPFVYGAAFDEGKTPDDTLVDQPVEIELAGGEIWRPSDEGRPTGRAMTLRDGLVYSRNTITAQLMQEVGPARVARLARNMGVRDSQLDVVPSLALGTSPVTLKEMVAAYGTIANAGDYIAPTMVTRIEDRQGNVLQVFRPARAEHALSAAATQTLLDVMRDVIDRGTGAGIRSRFGIRADVAGKTGTTQDNADGWFILMHPELVAGAWVGFNDSRITLRSDYWGQGAHSALPMVGDFYQRALRARIIDGRARFAEHEETHLLASLGTQLRGWFSQLFTRDKASETPAPRPAPRRPALPPQEAEIAPPAGAASAAVADADHDESSLALDRGETVMAVPPGFATDASAARAGDPPAASAAPVSPAASGSAAYPGVSAGPAVPVPPAVPAPAAPPAYVPSTNAPAPASGALPNAAPG, encoded by the coding sequence ATGAGGCTGGCTGAGATCAAGACCCGGCTTGCCCCGCTGCTTGCCTCATTCCCCGCTTCACTGCCCGTCCCCGTCCGGCAAGGCCTGACCCGGCTGGCGGCGCGCACCGCGCGCGCCGGCCTGACCCGGCCCGGCACGCTGCGGCCCACCTGGCGCGGCCTGCTGGCCGGCCTGGCCGCAATACCGGCGGCGTTGCTGCTCTACGTGCTGGTGCTGATTCCGTTCACGCCGGGCATCAGCGACATCCGCAAGGCCAAGTCCGAACAGCCGGCGCAGGTGCTGTCCGCCGACGGCAAGGAGCTGGCGGTGTTCAAGTGGGCCAACCGCGACTGGGTCCCGCTCAAGCAGATCTCGCCCAACGTGGTGGCGGCGCTGATCTCCACCGAAGACCATCGCTTCTACCAGCACCACGGCCTGGACTGGCGCCGCATCGCCTCGGCCGCGCTGCATACGTTTTCCGGCGACCGCCAGGGCGGATCGACCATTACCCAGCAGCTGGCGCGCAACCTCTACCCCGACGAGATCGGCCGCGCCCCCACGCTGACGCGCAAGCTCAAGGAAGCGATCACCGCGCTGAAGATCGAGGCGCTCTACACCAAGGACGAGATCCTCGAGACCTATCTCAACACGGTGCCGTTCCTGTACAACGCGTTCGGCATCGAGATGGCGGCGCGCACCTACTTCGACCGCCCCGCCCGCTCGCTCGACGTGCTGCAGAGCGCGACGCTGATCGGCATGCTCAAGGGCAACAGCTACTACAACCCCGTGCTCAACCCCGAGCGGGCGCTGGACCGGCGCAATACCGTGCTGGGGCAGATGGTCAAGCGCGGCAAGCTCGACGCGGCGCGCTACGAGCAACTGAAGAAGCGCCCGCTGCGCATCGACTTCGAGCGGCAGACCGAGCCGCCCGGTCCCGCGCCCCACTTCGCGCAGCAGCTGCGCAAGTGGCTGATCGGCTGGGCCGACCGCAACGGCTACGACATCTACGCCGATGGCCTGGTGGTCCACACCACCATCGACGCGCGCCTGCAGGCCATGGCCACGCAGGCGGTGGTGCAACAGGGCAACCGACTGCAGGCGGTCGCCAACGCCGCCTGGGCGCCGCGGGCGGGTTGGGCCGCCAACAAGCCGCTGGTGCAGGCCTTCGTGCGCGAGACGCCGGAATACCGCGCGGCGGTCGCTGCCGGCACCGCGCCGGACGAGGCGCTGCGCCACCTGATGGCCGACAGCGCCTTCCTGCGCGCGCTGCACCAGAGCAAGACCCGCATCCAGGCCGGCTTCCTGGCGATCGACCCGCGCAACGGCGAGATCCGCGCCTGGGTCGGCAGCCGCGACTACACCCAGGACGCGTTCGACCACGTGCAGCAGGCGCGCCGCCAGCCGGGCTCGACCTTCAAGCCCTTTGTCTACGGCGCTGCCTTTGACGAGGGCAAGACCCCCGACGACACGCTGGTGGACCAGCCGGTGGAAATCGAGCTGGCCGGCGGCGAGATCTGGCGCCCCAGCGACGAAGGCCGGCCCACCGGCCGCGCCATGACGCTGCGCGATGGCCTGGTCTATTCGCGCAACACCATCACCGCGCAGCTGATGCAGGAAGTGGGCCCCGCGCGCGTGGCGCGGCTGGCGCGCAACATGGGCGTGCGCGACAGCCAGCTCGACGTCGTGCCGTCGCTGGCGCTGGGCACCAGCCCGGTCACGCTCAAGGAAATGGTGGCCGCCTACGGCACCATCGCCAATGCCGGCGACTACATCGCGCCGACCATGGTAACGCGCATCGAAGACCGCCAGGGCAATGTGCTGCAGGTGTTCCGCCCGGCGCGCGCCGAGCACGCGCTGTCCGCCGCCGCCACGCAAACCCTGCTCGACGTGATGCGCGACGTGATCGACCGCGGCACCGGTGCCGGCATCCGCTCGCGCTTCGGCATCCGCGCCGACGTCGCCGGCAAGACCGGCACCACCCAGGACAATGCCGACGGCTGGTTCATCCTGATGCATCCGGAGCTGGTGGCGGGTGCATGGGTCGGCTTCAACGACAGCCGCATCACGCTGCGCAGCGACTACTGGGGCCAGGGCGCGCACAGCGCGCTGCCGATGGTGGGCGACTTCTACCAGCGCGCGCTGCGCGCCCGCATCATCGACGGCCGCGCCCGCTTTGCCGAACATGAAGAGACGCACTTGCTTGCGTCGCTGGGCACGCAGCTGCGGGGCTGGTTCAGCCAGCTGTTCACGCGCGACAAGGCCAGCGAGACCCCGGCACCGCGCCCGGCGCCGCGCCGCCCGGCCTTGCCGCCGCAAGAAGCCGAGATCGCGCCGCCGGCAGGCGCGGCCTCTGCTGCGGTGGCGGACGCAGACCACGATGAATCCAGCCTGGCGCTGGATCGGGGGGAAACGGTGATGGCGGTGCCGCCGGGTTTCGCTACGGACGCCTCCGCGGCACGCGCTGGGGATCCACCGGCGGCGTCGGCGGCGCCGGTGTCGCCAGCGGCTTCAGGTTCGGCCGCCTATCCGGGCGTTTCCGCCGGTCCCGCAGTCCCGGTCCCACCAGCGGTGCCTGCGCCTGCTGCCCCGCCCGCTTATGTTCCATCCACCAATGCTCCGGCGCCGGCAAGCGGCGCCTTGCCCAACGCTGCACCGGGCTGA
- a CDS encoding ABC transporter permease produces the protein MYALKLIARNALRHKLRTTLTVFGLVIAVLAFGLLQTVIDAWYAGASAASSARLVTRNAISLVFPLPLSYESRIKGIDGVTMVARSNWFGGVYRDPKNFFAQFAVSDNYLDLYPEFIVPDAQRADYQRDRKGALVGRQLADQFGFKVGDVIPIKGTIYPGTWEFVVRGIMDGRDESTITRQMVFHWEYLNETVRKRTPRQADQVGVYILGVGNPDNTAAISRQVDGVFRNSLAETLTETEQAFQLGFVAMSNQIIAAIRVVSYVVIVIIMAVMANAMAMSARERTVEYATLKALGFGPGFLALLVFGESLALCVAGGALGMLATPPVASAFKQAVGGVFPVFTVSPQTMQLQAACALAVGIFAGIVPAVQAARVRIVEGLRAIG, from the coding sequence ATGTACGCGCTCAAGCTGATCGCCCGCAATGCGCTGCGGCACAAGCTGCGCACCACGCTGACGGTGTTCGGGCTGGTGATCGCGGTGCTGGCGTTCGGGCTGCTGCAGACCGTGATCGATGCCTGGTATGCCGGCGCCTCGGCCGCCTCCAGCGCGCGGCTGGTCACGCGCAATGCGATCTCGCTGGTGTTTCCGCTGCCGCTCAGCTACGAAAGCCGCATCAAGGGCATCGACGGCGTGACGATGGTGGCGCGCTCCAACTGGTTTGGCGGGGTCTATCGCGATCCCAAGAACTTCTTCGCGCAGTTCGCGGTGTCCGACAACTACCTGGACCTCTACCCCGAATTCATTGTCCCGGATGCGCAGCGCGCCGACTACCAGCGCGACCGCAAGGGCGCGCTGGTTGGGCGCCAGCTGGCCGACCAGTTCGGCTTCAAGGTGGGCGACGTGATCCCCATCAAGGGGACCATCTATCCCGGCACCTGGGAGTTCGTGGTGCGCGGCATCATGGACGGGCGCGACGAGAGCACCATCACGCGACAGATGGTGTTCCACTGGGAATACCTGAACGAGACCGTGCGCAAGCGCACGCCGCGCCAGGCCGACCAGGTCGGCGTCTATATTTTGGGCGTCGGCAATCCCGACAACACCGCGGCGATCTCGCGCCAGGTCGATGGCGTGTTCCGCAATTCGCTGGCCGAAACGCTGACCGAGACCGAGCAGGCCTTCCAGCTGGGCTTTGTCGCCATGTCCAACCAGATCATCGCGGCAATTCGCGTGGTGTCGTATGTGGTGATCGTCATCATCATGGCGGTCATGGCCAACGCCATGGCAATGAGCGCGCGCGAGCGCACCGTGGAATACGCCACGCTCAAGGCGCTGGGCTTCGGCCCCGGCTTCCTGGCGCTGCTGGTGTTCGGCGAATCGCTGGCGCTGTGCGTGGCCGGCGGCGCGCTCGGCATGCTCGCCACGCCGCCGGTGGCCAGCGCTTTCAAGCAGGCGGTAGGCGGCGTATTCCCGGTGTTCACGGTGTCGCCGCAGACCATGCAGTTGCAGGCGGCGTGCGCGCTGGCGGTGGGTATCTTTGCCGGCATCGTGCCGGCGGTGCAGGCGGCGCGCGTGCGCATCGTCGAGGGCCTGCGGGCCATCGGCTAG
- a CDS encoding TAXI family TRAP transporter solute-binding subunit: protein MRRHALLTLLFAVLASFWLAGCGGGPAADGIRAGVEERLALALPPGTVQVVELDRRGSQADTKAPAGETRRIVYFDAQLKLLRDYDFGAWDSPGVAGLVSALGAGPRGIIGITSGGNKAGDIIRAHGTALYRRDGERWVGVLPAGYRPAEAPAVATNAQTGPAAILDAMRKVIDSVQKDASPAQRAVIEQELTTAHANIRARLARINEGYAIAAGAEHGQYLRFAQALVAGTRVRAIPLVTHGGEENLRLLRAGKVSVALAQGDAALDAYEGKDAFAEDGPQASLRAIGSLYPEPVHVLVRDGDPARSVSDLRGKRIAVGERGSASRGTALRVLAAHGLADKDFKAEEVGLGTGLVALRQNQVDAVIQVIGVPADSIRDALAEMPLRLLPLDEKAIAALVGRKAGYFRASIAPGTYPGLSAPVRTIATAAVLVTGPDLSDSEVADLTRLVYRNGRDLVARGSAQGGQIAVATARQGLMIPQHLAAAKALDAMGPAGAAPGPARPVRPPAASGTQVR from the coding sequence ATGCGGCGCCACGCCCTGCTGACCTTGCTGTTCGCCGTGCTGGCCAGTTTCTGGCTGGCGGGATGCGGCGGCGGCCCGGCCGCCGACGGCATCCGCGCCGGCGTCGAAGAGCGGCTGGCGCTGGCGCTGCCGCCGGGCACGGTGCAGGTGGTGGAGCTGGACCGCCGCGGCTCGCAGGCCGACACCAAGGCCCCCGCCGGCGAGACCCGCCGCATCGTCTATTTCGACGCGCAACTGAAGCTGCTGCGCGACTATGACTTCGGCGCCTGGGATTCGCCCGGCGTGGCCGGCCTGGTGTCGGCGCTGGGCGCGGGCCCGCGCGGCATCATCGGCATCACCAGCGGCGGCAACAAGGCCGGCGATATCATCCGCGCCCACGGCACGGCACTGTACCGGCGCGACGGCGAGCGCTGGGTCGGCGTGCTGCCGGCTGGCTACCGCCCCGCCGAGGCCCCGGCCGTCGCCACCAATGCGCAGACCGGCCCGGCGGCGATCCTCGACGCGATGCGCAAGGTGATCGACTCGGTGCAGAAAGATGCCTCGCCGGCGCAGCGCGCGGTGATCGAGCAGGAGCTGACCACCGCGCACGCCAATATCCGCGCACGGCTGGCGCGGATCAACGAGGGCTATGCCATCGCCGCCGGCGCCGAGCACGGCCAGTACTTGCGCTTTGCGCAGGCGCTGGTCGCCGGCACGCGCGTGCGCGCGATCCCGCTGGTCACGCACGGCGGCGAAGAGAACCTGCGCCTGCTGCGCGCGGGCAAGGTCTCGGTGGCGCTCGCGCAGGGCGATGCCGCGCTGGATGCCTACGAAGGCAAGGACGCCTTCGCCGAGGACGGCCCGCAAGCCTCGCTGCGCGCCATCGGCAGCCTCTATCCGGAGCCGGTGCACGTGCTGGTGCGCGACGGCGATCCGGCGCGATCCGTGTCTGACCTGCGCGGCAAGCGCATCGCGGTGGGCGAGCGCGGCTCGGCCTCGCGCGGCACCGCGCTCCGCGTGCTGGCCGCGCACGGGCTGGCGGACAAGGACTTCAAGGCCGAGGAAGTGGGGCTGGGCACCGGCCTGGTGGCGCTGCGCCAGAACCAGGTCGACGCCGTGATCCAGGTGATCGGCGTGCCGGCCGACAGCATCCGCGATGCGCTCGCGGAAATGCCGCTGCGGCTGCTGCCGCTCGACGAAAAGGCCATCGCCGCGCTGGTGGGGCGCAAGGCAGGCTATTTCCGCGCATCGATCGCACCGGGCACCTATCCGGGCCTGAGCGCGCCGGTGCGCACCATCGCCACCGCGGCCGTGCTGGTGACCGGCCCGGACCTGTCCGACTCCGAAGTGGCCGACCTGACGCGGCTGGTCTACCGCAACGGGCGCGACCTGGTCGCGCGCGGCAGCGCCCAGGGCGGACAGATCGCCGTGGCCACGGCGCGCCAGGGCCTGATGATTCCGCAGCATCTGGCGGCGGCCAAGGCGCTGGACGCCATGGGCCCGGCCGGCGCCGCGCCGGGCCCAGCACGACCTGTCCGGCCGCCGGCAGCGTCCGGGACACAAGTCAGATAA